The following proteins come from a genomic window of Rutidosis leptorrhynchoides isolate AG116_Rl617_1_P2 chromosome 10, CSIRO_AGI_Rlap_v1, whole genome shotgun sequence:
- the LOC139872099 gene encoding importin subunit alpha-1a-like, translating into MSLRPNARTEVRRNRYKVAVDADEGRRRREDVMVEIRKNKREENLQKKRREAVAGTQFPAPLQSTSATDKKLENLPAMVAGVWSSDNNLQLEATTHFRKLLSIERSPPIQEVIQSGVVPRFVEFLVWEDFPQLQFEAAWALTNIASGTSEHTKVVIDHGAVAIFVKLLSSPNDDVREQAIWALGNVAGDSPKCRDLVLGQGALVPLLAQLNEHAKLSMLRNATWTLSNFCRGKPQPSFDQTRPALPALQQLIHSNDEEVLTDACWALSYLSDGTNDKIQAVIEANVCPRLVELLNHFSPSVLIPALRTVGNIVTGDDMQTQYIIDQQALPCLLNLLSNNFKKSIKKEACWTISNITAGNKDQIQTVIEANIIGPLVQLLQNAEFDIKKEAAWAISNATSGGSHDQIKYLVGQGCVKPLCDLLVCPDPRIVTVCLEGLENILKVGEAEKNLGRSGDVNLYAQMIDDAEGLEKIENLQSHDNNEIYEKAVKLLETYWLEEEDDVMPPGDTTQPQSGFHFGGDVPIPSGGFNFNP; encoded by the exons ATGTCGCTAAGACCTAACGCTAGGACGGAGGTTCGCCGGAACCGGTACAAGGTCGCCGTCGACGCCGATGAAGGCCGCCGCCGCCGAGAAGATGTTATGGTTGAGATCCGTAAGAATAAACGAGAAGAAAATTTACAGAAAAAAAGACGTGAAGCAGTCGCTGGTACTCAGTTTCCTGCTCCTCTTCAATCTACTTCTGCTACAGATAAGAag TTAGAGAACTTACCTGCAATGGTTGCGGGCGTTTGGTCTAGCGATAATAATTTGCAACTTGAGGCCACTACTCATTTTCGAAAACTGTTATCAATAG AACGTAGTCCTCCGATTCAGGAAGTTATACAATCTGGTGTCGTGCCTCGGTTTGTGGAGTTCCTTGTGTGGGAGGATTTCCCTCAATTACAG TTTGAGGCTGCTTGGGCATTGACTAATATTGCTTCCGGGACATCGGAACACACGAAGGTGGTGATCGACCATGGTGCTGTTGCAATATTTGTGAAACTTCTTTCTTCACCTAATGATGATGTTAGAGAACAG GCTATATGGGCGCTTGGTAATGTTGCTGGTGATTCACCAAAATGCCGTGACCTTGTACTTGGACAAGGTGCTTTGGTCCCTTTACTGGCTCAGTTAAATGAGCATGCGAAGCTATCCATGTTGCGAAACGCAACATGGACACTTTCCAATTTCTGCAGAGGCAAGCCACAACCTTCTTTTGATCAG ACAAGGCCTGCCCTTCCAGCTCTTCAGCAACTTATTCATTCAAATGATGAAGAAGTTTTGACAGATGCATGTTGGGCGCTTTCATATCTTTCAGATGGTACAAACGATAAAATCCAAGCTGTTATTGAGGCTAACGTATGTCCTAGACTGGTTGAGTTACTGAA CCATTTTTCTCCATCGGTGCTTATTCCCGCGCTCCGTACAGTTGGAAACATTGTTACTGGAGATGATATGCAAACACAG TATATCATCGATCAACAAGCCTTACCTTGCCTATTGAACCTGCTGAGCAATAATTTCAAGAAAAGCATTAAGAAGGAAGCTTGTTGGACTATATCAAACATCACTGCTGGCAACAAGGACCAGATTCAG ACGGTGATTGAAGCAAATATCATAGGCCCTCTTGTTCAGTTGCTTCAAAATGCTGAATTCGACATCAAAAAAGAGGCTGCTTGGGCAATCTCTAATGCTACTTCTGGTGGAAGCCATGACCAAATTAA GTATCTTGTTGGTCAAGGATGTGTCAAACCTCTATGTGATCTACTCGTTTGTCCAGACCCAAGAATCGTGACGGTTTGTCTCGAGGGTCTCGAGAACATACTTAAGGTTGGGGAAGCCGAGAAGAATTTAGGACGATCAGGAGATGTTAATCTTTATGCACAAATGATTGATGATGCTGAGGGTTTAGAGAAAATCGAGAACCTACAAAGTCACGATAACAATGAGATATATGAAAAAGCAGTGAAGCTTCTCGAGACATATTGGTTGGAGGAAGAGGATGACGTAATGCCACCCGGCGACACAACCCAGCCTCAGTCTGGTTTCCATTTTGGAGGTGATGTTCCCATTCCCTCAGGCGGATTCAACTTTAACCCATAG
- the LOC139872918 gene encoding kinesin-like protein KIN-14I: MAKNDDESKYTVASMIEDVLLEHGEQLCDVNTSKKTDAKIATKRYEATRWLRKMVGVVAAKDLPAEPSEQNFRMGLRSGIILCNVLNKIEPGAIPKVVGAPFDSVIIPDGAPLSSCPYFENIRNFLLAIEERRLPTFEASDLEQGGKLSRVVNCILALISYSEWKKAGGFGTFKYKGNPKPSTKRKEMVCKALDMDKCDELWKGFDDKPLHARVRELLSDQKPEDIPVAVDIVLSKLTEELERRWTAHNEKTGKNESQVKRSFPRVRMDSIKQAPKDTNSETGFKAREIFMKAEQLKNKEKEENANLENKKREEKKSSFSSIISEMRKKTNEDAKKPSADITNETQKKTTTFTKTSVSDTNNEVQKSTKEDIKKSTTSATDTNNEVQKSANEDIKKSTISHVHTDIENDVNIETEEENEASDVNDEVEENEIIDDDDDDDNDDDNEDDDDDVNEDDMDINEETDDADNSTNDIDKEMEKKAMEIEKKKELQKKKEMEKRKEMEKQAAEDKKEEDIQALKNTFSTAKADMELLRTNYQEEVNNLGKHLGSLAEAAAGYRKVVDENRKLYNQVQDLKGSIRVYCRVRPFLPGTQGKKPSCVECPDDGTMIVTVPDKTGKEQKKSFTFNRVFNPSATQSLVYTDTQPLIRSVLDGYNICIFAYGQTGSGKTFTMTGPDDLTPETMGVNYRALNDLFDIQQQRKNMIAYEVRVQMLEIYNEMVRDLLSTDGSKKLEIRLGTADGINVPEAALVPVSTTEDVIRLMNMGHNNRAVGSTAMNSRSSRSHSCLTVHVSGKDLTTGSTVRASMHLVDLAGSERADNTGATGDRLKEATHINKSLSALGDVIASLAQKNGHVPYRNSKLTLLLQDALGGQAKTLMFIHVSPDPTTVGETISTLKFAERVSTVELGAAKSTKDDTDLRQLKEQVAFLKAALAKEGGDGQHACDGGDDEDDDASECSEADSQPQKSANGPASKLKKPTSAPGKSPQSRASPAAAASKKPAAASSATTKTATGKTPAKKVGK; encoded by the exons ATGGCTAAGAATGATGATGAATCCAAGTATACTGTTGCATCAATGATTGAAGATGTTCTTTTAGAACATGGAGAACAATTATGTGATGTTAATACTTCAAAGAAAACTGATGCAAAAATAG caacaaaaagatatgaagcaaCACGATGGTTAAGAAAAATGGTAGGTGTGGTGGCTGCAAAAGATTTACCAGCCGAACCTTCAGAACAAAATTTTCGAATGGGACTACGAAGTGGGATTATTCTTTGTAACGTTCTTAACAAAATTGAACCTGGTGCTATACCAAAA GTGGTCGGAGCACCTTTTGATTCGGTTATCATACCCGACGGAGCACCTTTATCTTCATGTCCATACtttgaaaatatccgaaatttCCTTTTGGCGATAGAGGAAAGGCGTCTTCCAACTTTTGAAGCTTCTGATTTGGAACAG GGTGGGAAGTTATCAAGAGTTGTGAATTGTATACTAGCGTTAATATCGTACAGTGAATGGAAAAAGGCGGGTGGATTTGGGACATTTAAGTATAAAGGGAACCCAAAACCTTCAACAAAAAGGAAAGAAATGGTTTGTAAGGCACTGGATATGGATAAATGTGATGAACTTTGGAAAGGCTTCGACGATAAG CCTCTTCACGCGCGTGTTCGTGAACTTCTTTCGGATCAAAAGCCAGAAGATATTCCTGTG GCTGTTGATATTGTGTTGAGCAAATTAACAGAGGAGCTTGAACGTAGATGGACCGCCCATAACGAAAAA ACTGGTAAGAATGAATCGCAAGTGAAACGTTCGTTTCCAAGAGTTCGTATGGATAGCATAAAG CAAGCTCCTAAGGATACAAATAGCGAGACGGGATTTAAAGCGAGAGAAATATTCATGAAAGCAGAACAATTAAAG AATAAAGAGAAAGAAGAAAATGCAAACTTGGAGAATAAGAAAAGGGAAGAGAAAAAG TCGTCGTTTAGTAGTATAATCAGCGAGATGAGAAAGAAAACGAACGAAGATGCTAAGAAACCTTCTGCTGATATAACTAACGAAACACAAAAGAAAACAACGACGTTTACTAAAACGTCCGTTAGTGATACAAATAACGAAGTTCAAAAGAGCACAAAAGAAGATATCAAAAAGTCAACTACGTCCGCTACTGATACAAATAACGAAGTTCAAAAGAGCGCAAATGAAGATATCAAAAAGTCAACTATTAGTCATGTACATACAGATATCGAAAATGATGTAAATATTGAAACGGAGGAGGAGAATGAAGCGAGTGATGTAAATGATGAGGTGGAAGAGAATGAaataatagatgatgatgatgatgatgataatgatgatgataatgaagatgatgatgatgatgtgaacGAAGATGACATGGACATAAATGAAGAAACAGATGATGCTGATAATTCGACTAATGACATAGATAAAGAAATGGAGAAGAAAGCGATGGAAATCGAAAAAAAGAAAGAGTTGCAAAAAAAGAAAGAAATGGAAAAAAGGAAAGAAATGGAAAAACAAGCAGCTGAAGATAAAAAAGAAGAGGA CATACAGGCATTGAAAAATACATTTTCTACTGCAAAAGCAGATATGGAGTTGTTACGAACAAATTATCAAGAGGAGGTCAATAATTTAG GGAAACACTTGGGTAGTTTGGCTGAAGCTGCAGCAGGGTACCGAAAAGTTGTAGATGAAAACCGAAAACTATATAATCAAGTGCAGGATTTAAAAGGAAGTATCAGGGTTTACTGCAGAGTTAGACCGTTTTTACCCGGAACACAAGGTAAAAAACCGAGCTGTGTTGAATGCCCCGATGATGGAACAATGATAGTTACCGTACCTGATAAAACCGGAAAGGAgcaaaagaaatctttcacttttaATAGAGTTTTTAATCCGTCTGCAACTCAAT CGTTGGTATACACAGACACCCAACCGTTGATCCGTTCTGTTCTTGATGGATATAATATTTGCATATTTGCATATGGTCAGACTGGATCGGGGAAAACCTTCACAATG aCTGGACCTGATGACCTTACACCAGAAACGATGGGAGTAAACTACAGGGCGTTAAATGACTTGTTTGATATTCAACAACAAAGGAAGAACATGATTGCTTATGAAGTTCGTGTCCAGATGCTTGAAATATACAACGAAATGGTCAGAGATCTGCTTTCGACAGATGGATCTAAGAA GTTAGAAATTCGACTGGGCACGGCAGACGGGATCAATGTACCAGAGGCAGCTCTTGTACCTGTTTCAACAACCGAAGATGTTATACGTTTAATGAACATGGGACATAATAACCGTGCTGTCGGTTCTACTGCAATGAACAGTCGCAGTAGTAGATCTCACAG ctgccTTACGGTTCACGTAAGTGGAAAAGACTTGACTACTGGTTCAACGGTTAGAGCTAGTATGCATCTGGTTGATCTTGCTGGGAGTGAACGAGCTGATAATACAGGAGCTACAGGTGATAGATTAAAAGAGGCAACACACATAAATAAATCGCTTTCGGCTTTAGGAGACGTTATCGCCTCTCTCGCTCAAAAAAATGGACATGTTCCTTACAGGAACAGTAAACTAACTCTCTTGCTCCAAGATGCTCTTG GAGGGCAAGCCAAGACACTGATGTTTATTCATGTAAGTCCTGATCCGACTACAGTCGGAGAGACAATCAGTACGCTAAAATTTGCCGAAAGGGTGTCAACCGTTGAACTTGGGGCTGCTAAATCCACCAAAGATGACACAGATCTAAGGCAGCTGAAAGAACAAGTTGCTTTTCTTAAGGCGGCATTGGCCAAAGAAGGAGGAGATGGTCAACATGCATGCGATGGTGGGGATGATGAAGATGACGACGCGAGTGAGTGCTCCGAGGCTGACTCACAACCGCAAAAATCGGCTAATGGTCCCGCGTCCAAGCTCAAGAAGCCTACTTCAGCACCAGGAAAGAGCCCACAAAGCAG GGCTAGCCCAGCAGCAGCAGCTTCCAAAAAACCTGCTGCCGCTAGTTCGGCAACTACAAAGACTGCTACTGGAAAGACACCTGCAAAAAAAGTTGGAAAGTAA